One segment of Rhodothermales bacterium DNA contains the following:
- a CDS encoding alpha/beta hydrolase-fold protein has translation MKRLLLLFLLMLAAAPASAQTFDAFTESVLATPATGQQARVDSFLTAAPTVPYFDSDTVAVFLWSGSATSMAVAGDFNSWNANAWPMTRLGSTTLWYRTETFPSDARLDYKLVRNGSSWILDPRNPLRVSGGFGPNSELAMPAYVQPPEIVPDPTVPRGTLTSHTFASTGMGNSRRVQVYVPASYDASVPPYPVVVYHDGGEYVSLASMPTILDNLIALESVAPVVVVFVDPVNREQEYWTTRSAAFVDMVVTELMPWVRANWNVTDEPGRTAVTGASLGGLISTRLCFEHPEVFGLCGPFSPSWWVDDQALINDVIAQPVPGQRWYLDWGTYEGSISRITPAALNAMQAAGMDAVGNAWNEGHSWGSWRAHQDEMLAWFFRPASVGTEVRERPDVPLEGTLAIHPNPVAAYATVTVSLASSGRLALTLHDALGRNVRTFPARHLGPGTDTFAVDLSGLAGGSYFLVAELPGGTTTTRPLTILR, from the coding sequence ATGAAACGGCTGCTCCTCCTTTTTCTGTTGATGCTTGCGGCGGCCCCGGCCTCTGCACAGACGTTCGATGCGTTCACGGAGAGCGTCCTGGCGACCCCGGCTACCGGGCAGCAGGCGCGGGTCGATTCGTTCCTCACCGCCGCGCCCACCGTCCCGTACTTCGATTCCGACACCGTCGCAGTATTCCTGTGGTCGGGCTCGGCCACCAGCATGGCCGTTGCCGGTGACTTCAACTCGTGGAACGCCAACGCCTGGCCCATGACGCGACTCGGGTCCACGACACTGTGGTATCGCACGGAGACGTTCCCGTCGGATGCCCGGTTGGACTACAAGCTGGTGCGAAACGGATCCAGCTGGATCCTGGACCCGAGGAATCCGCTCCGGGTCAGTGGCGGCTTCGGCCCGAATTCGGAACTGGCCATGCCCGCCTACGTCCAGCCGCCGGAAATCGTGCCCGACCCGACCGTGCCCCGTGGCACGCTCACATCCCACACGTTTGCCAGCACCGGCATGGGCAACTCCCGTCGCGTGCAGGTGTACGTGCCTGCCTCGTACGACGCCAGCGTCCCTCCATACCCGGTGGTCGTGTACCACGATGGCGGGGAGTACGTCTCGCTGGCGTCCATGCCGACGATCCTGGACAACCTGATTGCGTTGGAAAGCGTGGCGCCCGTTGTGGTGGTCTTCGTGGATCCGGTGAACCGGGAGCAGGAATATTGGACCACCCGGTCCGCGGCCTTCGTGGACATGGTGGTCACGGAGCTCATGCCCTGGGTCCGCGCCAACTGGAACGTCACCGACGAGCCGGGGCGCACGGCCGTGACCGGCGCGTCGCTCGGCGGCCTCATTTCCACGCGCCTGTGCTTCGAACACCCCGAGGTGTTCGGTCTGTGCGGCCCGTTCTCCCCGTCCTGGTGGGTGGACGACCAGGCCCTGATCAACGATGTCATTGCCCAGCCCGTACCCGGCCAGCGCTGGTACCTGGACTGGGGCACGTATGAGGGCTCCATCAGCCGGATTACCCCTGCTGCCCTCAATGCCATGCAAGCCGCCGGCATGGACGCCGTCGGCAATGCGTGGAACGAAGGCCACTCCTGGGGCTCGTGGCGTGCGCATCAGGACGAAATGCTCGCGTGGTTTTTCCGGCCGGCTTCAGTGGGTACGGAGGTCCGGGAGCGCCCGGACGTGCCGCTGGAAGGTACGCTGGCCATCCACCCCAACCCCGTTGCCGCCTACGCGACGGTCACTGTGTCTCTCGCCTCCTCCGGCCGCCTCGCGCTCACGCTCCATGACGCCCTCGGCCGCAACGTCCGCACCTTCCCGGCGCGCCACCTGGGCCCCGGCACCGATACCTTCGCCGTTGACCTCTCCGGCCTCGCCGGCGGCTCCTACTTCCTGGTCGCCGAACTGCCTGGTGGCACCACGACAACCCGACCGTTGACCATTCTTCGTTGA
- a CDS encoding carbon-nitrogen hydrolase family protein, whose amino-acid sequence MAFVTVAIVQAEVASDLASALERTNALAAKAASAGAQLVVFPETWIPGYPAWLDVARDAALWDHAPVKEAYRRIAENSVVVDGPSGMRLQEIARASEITLVIGVSERVEQGPGRGTLYNTLLTYGPDGALLNHHRKLVPTYTERMIWGGGDADGLRATTTPAGRIGGLVCWEHWMPLARQAMHQAGEDIHVAVWPTVHDMHQLASRHYAFEGRCFVLAAGALMRASALPAELELHPAKVSDPQQWVLRGGSAIIGPDGKYVREPVYEEEAILLAELDLGRVREEGMTLDVAGHYHRPDLFEFRVLDSHRGTV is encoded by the coding sequence ATGGCCTTCGTCACGGTTGCCATCGTACAAGCGGAGGTTGCCTCCGACCTCGCATCGGCTCTGGAGCGCACCAACGCTCTCGCCGCGAAGGCGGCATCCGCAGGCGCACAACTGGTCGTATTCCCCGAGACGTGGATCCCCGGATATCCGGCGTGGCTGGACGTGGCCCGCGATGCGGCGCTCTGGGACCATGCCCCCGTCAAGGAGGCGTACCGGCGGATAGCCGAAAACAGCGTCGTCGTGGACGGCCCATCCGGCATGCGACTGCAGGAAATCGCTCGTGCGTCGGAGATAACGCTGGTCATCGGTGTCAGCGAGCGCGTCGAACAGGGGCCGGGTCGAGGAACGCTCTACAACACGTTGCTGACCTACGGCCCCGACGGTGCACTGCTGAACCACCACCGCAAGCTGGTTCCAACCTACACGGAGAGGATGATCTGGGGTGGGGGCGATGCAGACGGGCTTCGGGCGACCACAACGCCGGCAGGACGCATTGGGGGCCTGGTGTGTTGGGAGCATTGGATGCCCCTGGCGCGCCAGGCTATGCACCAGGCGGGCGAGGACATCCATGTGGCGGTATGGCCGACCGTTCACGACATGCATCAGTTGGCCAGCCGGCACTATGCGTTCGAGGGCCGCTGTTTCGTACTCGCCGCCGGCGCACTCATGCGCGCCTCCGCGCTCCCTGCCGAGCTGGAACTGCATCCCGCCAAAGTTTCCGATCCTCAGCAGTGGGTCCTGCGTGGGGGAAGCGCCATCATCGGACCGGACGGGAAATACGTGCGGGAGCCCGTGTACGAAGAGGAGGCCATCCTCCTTGCGGAGCTGGACCTGGGTCGCGTCCGAGAGGAAGGGATGACCCTGGATGTGGCCGGTCACTATCACCGTCCGGACCTGTTCGAATTCCGCGTTCTGGATAGCCACCGGGGGACTGTTTGA
- a CDS encoding glycosyl hydrolase family 28-related protein, which yields MKRIIVCLAVLFCSSLTIKAQSVYTQVPDDPEAHFFTSDNFDIVADGTHDVSDALQAAINRLKKERNFGILFIPEGKYRISRTIHVPKAIRIIGYGENRPEFILGENTPGYQDENNYMFWFTSNLVEEGQEPMDANPGTFYSAISNVDFRIEKGNPKAIALRTRFAQHSFVSHCDFHIGDGYAGIYNLGNEIENLKFHGGEYGISTGRTSPGWPMMMIDLYFEGQRKAAVLSRNTGMAIVSMHVKDAPVGVELQEGVSDRLFMENSLFENVGTGVMVGVENEATNQINLLNILFRNVDVPVYFSPSGTGIDGIADTYRINNFVHGLVMDDLADDSDYDTVIDMEAIDRVPGKLDKVIPHLPPMDSWVNVRDHGAVGDGKTDDTQAIQAALARHKNVYLPTGWYRVTETLKLKEGNALIGLHPYATQLVLDEGERNFSGFGSPVPMVESSAGGGDIVNGIGINTGAFNSRAVGLKWMANEHSLINDVKFVGGHGNMAKPGEPSGYVQEMDRAWDNQYWSLWVTNHGGGTLKDIWTANTYASTGLYISDTSTPGKVYAMSIEHHVRQEARLNRVANWKFHAFQFEEEDPEGTEAQTLDIAESRDLMFANFWMYRTIRVNTPRPWGVKVANSQGIDFRNMRSWTQVLPLPERTVFDMDRNLIAYPGDFARLTVTGEEEADRTPAPNRSAEQLGFGYEFATGAVSDRQGNVYFCDFHGKRVYRWSVETNTISIYADYPYKPISLAVDTQDNLIVISRYDPQPGFEDDNHPPTIETLPDDQPYYSGWGNGGWAIVAYAMNFDRVDDMQPLKIVETNRVQRVERVIHPTHRWRDDFREVATSLAETSFLAPDGVTIIPYTFDLGRSVSLMGVTPSQREPVYVTHEDDKTTYRFQVDEKGMLSDMTPFVKRGEYSNVYDRQGNVYVAEGEIIVLDEHGAEIKRIKLDERVHSMTWGGTNNDELFVTTSTSLYRVRL from the coding sequence ATGAAGCGAATCATCGTGTGCTTGGCCGTCCTTTTCTGTTCCTCGCTGACCATAAAAGCGCAATCCGTTTACACGCAGGTGCCGGATGACCCGGAAGCTCATTTTTTCACTTCCGACAACTTTGACATCGTGGCCGATGGCACGCACGACGTATCCGATGCGCTTCAGGCTGCCATAAACAGGCTGAAGAAGGAAAGGAATTTCGGAATTCTGTTCATCCCTGAAGGGAAATACCGCATCAGCCGGACCATCCATGTCCCCAAGGCCATACGCATTATTGGATACGGGGAAAACCGTCCGGAATTCATTCTGGGTGAGAACACTCCTGGCTACCAGGATGAAAACAACTACATGTTCTGGTTCACCAGCAATCTGGTAGAAGAAGGCCAGGAGCCCATGGATGCCAATCCAGGGACCTTCTACAGTGCCATTTCAAATGTTGATTTCCGGATAGAAAAAGGCAACCCGAAAGCCATTGCGCTTCGCACCCGTTTTGCCCAGCACAGTTTTGTGAGCCATTGCGACTTCCATATTGGCGATGGCTACGCCGGCATCTACAACCTGGGCAATGAAATCGAAAACCTGAAATTCCATGGAGGTGAGTACGGGATTTCCACGGGCCGGACGTCTCCGGGTTGGCCCATGATGATGATCGATCTGTATTTCGAGGGCCAACGAAAGGCGGCCGTCTTGAGCCGGAATACCGGTATGGCCATTGTTTCCATGCACGTGAAGGATGCGCCGGTGGGAGTGGAGCTTCAAGAGGGCGTTTCGGACCGGTTGTTTATGGAAAACAGCCTGTTTGAAAACGTGGGGACGGGGGTGATGGTTGGGGTTGAAAACGAAGCGACCAACCAGATCAACCTGCTGAACATCCTGTTCAGGAATGTGGATGTGCCCGTGTACTTCTCACCGAGCGGCACCGGCATTGATGGAATAGCGGATACCTACCGGATAAACAACTTCGTCCATGGCCTGGTCATGGATGACCTGGCTGATGATTCCGACTATGATACCGTCATCGATATGGAAGCCATCGATCGCGTCCCCGGAAAACTGGACAAGGTCATTCCGCACCTGCCGCCCATGGATTCGTGGGTGAATGTCAGGGATCATGGCGCGGTGGGTGACGGCAAAACGGATGATACGCAGGCCATCCAGGCAGCCCTTGCCAGGCACAAGAATGTGTATCTGCCAACGGGTTGGTATCGGGTCACGGAGACCCTCAAGCTGAAGGAAGGCAATGCATTGATCGGCCTGCATCCCTATGCCACACAGTTGGTGCTGGATGAAGGCGAGCGCAATTTCAGCGGGTTCGGGTCCCCCGTTCCCATGGTGGAGTCATCGGCCGGAGGAGGGGATATCGTCAATGGAATCGGTATCAATACAGGCGCATTCAACAGCCGTGCGGTTGGGCTGAAGTGGATGGCCAATGAACACTCCCTGATCAACGATGTGAAATTCGTTGGGGGACATGGCAACATGGCCAAGCCGGGCGAGCCGTCGGGGTATGTCCAGGAGATGGACAGGGCCTGGGACAATCAGTACTGGAGCCTCTGGGTGACCAACCATGGCGGAGGGACGCTTAAGGATATTTGGACGGCCAACACGTATGCCAGCACCGGCCTGTATATCAGCGACACCTCCACCCCCGGGAAGGTCTATGCCATGTCCATCGAGCACCATGTGCGTCAGGAAGCGCGCCTGAACCGTGTCGCCAACTGGAAATTCCATGCCTTCCAGTTCGAGGAGGAAGACCCGGAGGGTACAGAGGCCCAGACCCTGGATATCGCCGAATCCCGTGACCTGATGTTCGCCAATTTCTGGATGTACCGGACCATCCGTGTGAACACGCCCCGGCCGTGGGGTGTGAAGGTAGCCAACAGTCAGGGTATCGATTTCCGCAATATGCGCAGCTGGACGCAGGTGTTGCCCTTGCCGGAGCGCACGGTGTTTGACATGGACAGAAACCTGATTGCGTATCCGGGGGATTTTGCCAGGCTGACCGTAACCGGAGAGGAGGAAGCGGACCGCACGCCGGCGCCGAACCGTTCTGCCGAGCAACTGGGCTTCGGGTATGAATTCGCGACCGGCGCTGTTTCGGACCGTCAGGGAAACGTGTACTTCTGCGACTTCCACGGAAAGCGTGTGTACCGTTGGTCGGTGGAGACCAACACGATTTCCATCTATGCCGATTACCCGTACAAGCCGATATCGCTGGCCGTTGACACCCAGGACAATCTGATTGTAATCAGCCGCTACGATCCGCAGCCGGGCTTCGAGGATGACAACCATCCACCGACCATCGAGACCCTGCCGGACGACCAGCCCTATTACAGTGGCTGGGGAAATGGCGGCTGGGCCATTGTGGCCTATGCCATGAATTTTGACCGTGTGGATGACATGCAACCCCTGAAAATCGTGGAAACGAATAGGGTGCAGCGTGTGGAACGGGTCATCCACCCCACCCACCGATGGAGGGATGATTTCAGGGAGGTGGCCACGAGCCTGGCCGAGACCAGCTTCCTTGCGCCCGACGGCGTGACCATCATTCCGTACACGTTCGATCTCGGGCGCTCGGTATCGCTCATGGGCGTTACGCCAAGCCAGCGCGAACCGGTCTATGTGACCCATGAAGACGACAAGACCACCTACCGTTTTCAGGTGGATGAGAAGGGCATGCTCTCGGATATGACGCCGTTCGTGAAACGCGGTGAGTACAGCAATGTGTACGACCGCCAAGGCAACGTGTATGTCGCCGAAGGGGAAATCATTGTGCTTGATGAACACGGAGCCGAAATCAAACGCATCAAGCTGGACGAACGTGTGCATTCCATGACGTGGGGAGGCACGAACAACGATGAGCTGTTCGTAACCACCAGCACCTCCCTGTACAGGGTGAGGTTGTAG
- a CDS encoding glycoside hydrolase family 43 protein, protein MMAACAAPEAPEESPTATSGNPIVEGWYADPEGLVFGDTYWVYPTYSARYEKQVFFDAFSSKDLVTWEKHERILDTTAVEWAWRAMWAPSAIEKDGKYYFFFAANDIQSDDEEGGIGVAVADTPGGPFKDHLGRPLIDAFHNGAQPIDQFVFRDGDDYYMYYGGWRHANVAKLNADFTGFVPFEDGPTFREITPEGYVEGPFMLKRHGHYYFMWSEGGWGQDDYRVAYAISDSPLGPFERVGVILEQDASIATGAGHHSVMNVPGTDEWYIVYHRRPIPNEDRDHRVTAIDRMYFEDDGTIRPVQMTFEGVTARPIK, encoded by the coding sequence ATGATGGCGGCGTGCGCAGCGCCGGAAGCGCCCGAAGAATCGCCCACCGCGACCTCCGGAAATCCGATTGTGGAAGGGTGGTATGCCGACCCTGAGGGTCTGGTGTTTGGCGATACGTACTGGGTGTATCCCACGTATTCTGCCCGGTACGAGAAGCAGGTGTTCTTCGATGCCTTCTCGTCCAAGGATCTGGTGACGTGGGAAAAGCACGAGCGCATCCTGGATACAACGGCGGTGGAATGGGCCTGGCGGGCCATGTGGGCGCCCTCAGCCATTGAAAAGGACGGCAAGTACTACTTCTTTTTCGCGGCCAACGATATCCAGAGTGATGACGAAGAGGGTGGGATTGGCGTTGCCGTGGCCGACACGCCCGGAGGTCCATTCAAGGACCACCTGGGCCGTCCGCTGATCGATGCGTTCCACAACGGCGCGCAACCCATTGACCAGTTCGTTTTCCGTGACGGGGACGATTACTACATGTACTACGGGGGATGGCGGCACGCCAACGTCGCCAAGCTGAATGCGGACTTCACGGGATTTGTCCCGTTCGAGGATGGCCCCACCTTCAGGGAGATCACGCCGGAGGGCTATGTGGAAGGACCGTTCATGCTGAAGCGCCACGGCCACTATTACTTCATGTGGTCCGAAGGGGGCTGGGGTCAGGATGACTACCGCGTGGCCTATGCCATTTCCGACTCGCCATTGGGTCCCTTTGAGCGCGTGGGCGTCATTCTCGAGCAGGACGCATCCATTGCGACGGGAGCCGGGCATCATTCAGTCATGAACGTACCGGGGACGGATGAGTGGTACATCGTGTATCATCGGCGACCCATCCCCAATGAAGACCGCGACCATCGCGTGACCGCCATCGACCGGATGTACTTCGAAGACGACGGCACCATTCGCCCCGTCCAGATGACCTTCGAGGGCGTGACGGCGCGGCCCATCAAGTAA
- a CDS encoding YceI family protein: MRAKNLNLNLFPVILLSATLMACGDVGDAPEAKLDDAMAIAGASGVAVAIDTSMSSIKWRAAKVTRAHDGGFGMFEGSVTRQGNELTGVDVTIDTRTIWSDTERLTSHLKTDDFFDVELYPVAQFVADRFAPVDSAGATHLVTGNLTMHGVTNGVTFPANIQVLDNTVTATADFIINRRDWEINYDGAADDLVEDQVRLILDITAPSTEPME, from the coding sequence ATGCGCGCAAAAAACTTGAACCTGAATCTGTTTCCCGTCATCCTGCTTTCCGCGACCCTCATGGCATGCGGAGACGTGGGCGATGCTCCGGAAGCCAAGCTCGACGACGCCATGGCCATTGCCGGTGCCAGTGGCGTAGCCGTTGCCATCGATACTTCCATGAGCAGCATCAAATGGCGTGCAGCCAAGGTCACGCGTGCGCACGACGGTGGATTCGGCATGTTCGAGGGCTCGGTTACCCGGCAGGGAAATGAGCTGACCGGCGTGGATGTGACGATCGATACGCGGACTATCTGGTCCGATACCGAAAGACTGACCAGTCACCTGAAAACCGATGACTTCTTCGATGTAGAGTTGTATCCGGTGGCTCAATTCGTGGCGGACCGGTTTGCCCCGGTGGATTCGGCAGGCGCCACGCATCTCGTGACCGGTAACCTGACCATGCATGGCGTCACGAACGGCGTCACGTTCCCCGCCAACATCCAGGTCCTGGACAACACCGTCACGGCGACCGCTGATTTCATCATCAATCGCCGCGACTGGGAAATCAACTATGACGGAGCGGCGGACGATCTGGTAGAAGACCAGGTGCGGCTGATCCTCGACATCACAGCCCCATCGACCGAGCCGATGGAGTAA
- a CDS encoding alpha/beta hydrolase-fold protein, with protein MRPSLAAVSVCSLLILSTPFALAQGQVQAQNPSAPLIQIGTPGHLYSDILGEDRPYWIHLPEGYSVEDDATYPVIYLLDGESHLVGLASIQAYYNYFRLPEMIVVAISNADNRTRDLTPTEVASRNGAPVDASGGADRFRSFLSAELIPHIDATYATSAHRVLMGHSYAGLFTIHTLLEEPGLFTNYVALDPSLDWDDGRWLEQALPVLASLPLSGHGLFVALSNEIIRFSDTLTFETVRTDTTDFSLGMRSAIAFVEAQDRNSSGLSFSWKFYPDDIHGSVPLMGMRDAIVDLYDFWELKKPSLYNDPETPADTILALIRAQSQAREAGLGYPLPMERDLLEMLSFFYADVGQPQKAKQVLLLAAEYYPEAVSVHEALAEVCTAVSDEPCAREHAAKADALNRAGE; from the coding sequence ATGCGCCCTTCCCTGGCCGCCGTCTCCGTTTGCTCGCTTCTCATTCTCTCGACGCCGTTTGCCCTTGCGCAGGGGCAGGTACAGGCCCAGAACCCGTCGGCGCCGCTCATCCAGATCGGAACGCCGGGGCATCTGTATTCCGACATCCTGGGAGAGGACCGGCCCTATTGGATCCATCTTCCGGAGGGCTATTCAGTCGAGGATGACGCGACCTATCCGGTGATCTATCTGCTGGATGGGGAAAGCCATCTGGTCGGCCTCGCATCCATCCAGGCCTATTACAATTATTTCAGGCTTCCGGAAATGATTGTCGTGGCCATTTCGAACGCGGACAACCGCACGCGGGACCTGACTCCCACCGAAGTCGCCTCCAGGAACGGGGCGCCGGTGGACGCATCGGGTGGCGCGGACCGATTCCGCTCATTCCTGTCCGCGGAGCTCATCCCCCATATTGACGCGACCTACGCCACGTCCGCGCACCGGGTCCTGATGGGGCACTCCTACGCAGGCCTGTTCACGATCCATACGCTCCTGGAGGAGCCTGGCCTGTTCACGAACTATGTCGCCCTGGACCCGAGTCTGGATTGGGACGATGGGCGCTGGCTGGAGCAGGCTCTGCCCGTTCTGGCCAGCCTGCCGCTGTCCGGACACGGCCTGTTCGTTGCCCTGTCGAACGAAATTATCCGATTCTCGGATACACTGACCTTTGAGACGGTCCGCACCGACACAACCGACTTCAGTTTGGGGATGCGCTCCGCCATCGCCTTCGTGGAGGCCCAGGATCGCAATTCCAGCGGCCTCTCGTTCTCCTGGAAGTTCTACCCGGACGACATCCACGGATCCGTTCCGCTCATGGGCATGCGCGACGCGATCGTGGACCTCTACGATTTCTGGGAGCTGAAGAAGCCGTCGCTCTACAACGATCCGGAGACGCCTGCCGATACCATCCTGGCGCTCATTCGGGCCCAGTCGCAGGCGCGGGAGGCCGGCTTGGGATATCCGCTTCCCATGGAACGCGACCTGCTCGAAATGCTGTCGTTCTTCTACGCGGACGTTGGCCAACCGCAGAAGGCGAAGCAGGTCCTTTTGCTTGCGGCCGAGTACTACCCGGAGGCCGTCTCCGTGCACGAGGCGCTGGCCGAGGTGTGTACAGCGGTCAGCGACGAACCCTGCGCCCGGGAGCATGCCGCGAAGGCCGACGCATTGAACCGTGCTGGTGAGTAG
- a CDS encoding type II toxin-antitoxin system PemK/MazF family toxin, with protein MLFRFPQTDLSEGKLRPALLLGQIPGPYDDWLVCMVSSQLRQYIADFDELIGEGDADFGHSGLKSPSVIRVGRLAVVGDKMLVGSTGEIGIERLTRIRQRLADWIGSE; from the coding sequence GTGCTCTTCCGCTTTCCACAGACTGACCTGTCCGAAGGAAAACTGCGACCTGCGCTCCTGCTCGGCCAGATACCGGGACCCTACGATGACTGGCTCGTTTGTATGGTGTCCTCTCAGTTGAGGCAATACATAGCTGACTTTGACGAGCTGATTGGAGAAGGGGACGCAGATTTTGGCCATTCAGGACTCAAAAGCCCAAGCGTGATTCGGGTAGGGAGGTTGGCCGTGGTTGGAGATAAAATGCTTGTGGGCTCTACGGGTGAGATAGGAATAGAGCGCCTGACTCGAATCAGACAGAGACTTGCTGATTGGATTGGTTCAGAATAA
- a CDS encoding helix-turn-helix transcriptional regulator gives MLNRELNAATTRPAVLAILAEGENYGYEIIQRVLELSDHQIVWSEGALYPMLHRLEKDGLIESEWRQSDSGRKRKYYRLKADGKKQLAEDQRQWSLANALLTRLWNPSYA, from the coding sequence ATGCTGAACCGCGAACTCAACGCTGCCACAACCCGGCCGGCCGTGTTGGCCATACTCGCAGAAGGCGAGAATTATGGCTACGAAATCATCCAACGTGTGCTTGAGCTCAGCGACCACCAGATTGTCTGGTCGGAAGGAGCGCTCTACCCCATGCTCCACCGTCTCGAGAAGGATGGACTCATCGAATCGGAATGGCGCCAATCGGATTCCGGTCGGAAGCGAAAGTATTACCGCTTGAAAGCGGACGGCAAGAAGCAACTGGCTGAAGACCAACGCCAGTGGTCCCTCGCAAACGCCCTGTTGACCAGACTATGGAATCCAAGCTATGCGTGA